A stretch of Cucumis sativus cultivar 9930 chromosome 2, Cucumber_9930_V3, whole genome shotgun sequence DNA encodes these proteins:
- the LOC101218814 gene encoding plasmodesmata-located protein 2, protein MKAINKSPHIFYLLLVLIIPNCHSEPDHNALVYHHCTNNNQPPTSTSMSETLSSLFESLIKQSTNSTFHRQTTAQTGVPISAEYQCRGDMSLMGCKSCVTQLGILSNRFCTGAKTGRVQLRGCYVRYEADGEEEKDEEYGELVHKECGEREVGGGSGGYEAAALWEVEEGILRSGSGYYEGRKEGVRAVAQCEGALLGLGCDCAECVSRAVEVLRQDCRGSLDGSVYLGGCYVTYYTYHLLGGKKNGSSGKLVAIVLGGAATLGLAFILLIFFKTCGKKDDH, encoded by the exons ATGAAAGCCATCAACAAATCTCCACATATCTTCTACCTTCTCCTCGTCCTGATTATCCCAAATTGCCACTCAGAACCAGACCACAACGCCTTAGTGTACCACCACTGCACCAATAACAACCAACCACCCACATCAACATCAATGTCCGAAACCCTCTCATCTCTCTTCGAATCCCTCATCAAGCAGTCCACAAACTCCACCTTCCACAGACAAACCACCGCCCAGACCGGCGTCCCTATATCGGCGGAGTACCAGTGTAGAGGGGATATGAGTTTAATGGGCTGCAAAAGCTGCGTAACTCAGCTAGGCATTTTGTCCAACAGGTTTTGTACAGGAGCGAAAACAGGGCGTGTACAGTTGAGAGGCTGCTATGTGCGGTACGAGGCGGATGGAGAGGAAGAGAAGGATGAGGAGTATGGGGAGCTGGTGCATAAGGAGTGTGGAGAAAGAGAGGTGGGCGGCGGCAGTGGCGGATATGAGGCGGCGGCGCTGTGGGAAGTGGAAGAGGGGATTTTGAGGAGTGGGAGTGGGTATTATGAGGGTAGGAAAGAGGGAGTGAGAGCAGTGGCACAGTGTGAAGGAGCGTTGTTGGGATTGGGGTGTGATTGTGCGGAGTGTGTGAGTCGTGCTGTGGAGGTGCTGCGTCAGGACTGCCGTGGAAGCCTTGATGGGAGTGTTTATTTGGGTGGATGCTATGTTACCTATTACACTTACCATCTACTAG GTGGAAAGAAGAATGGTTCAAGTGGAAAGTTGGTAGCAATTGTGCTGGGTGGTGCAGCGACTCTTGGACTGGCCTTTattctattgatatttttcaagaCTTGTGGAAAAAAAGACGATCATTAA